The following are encoded together in the Rhizobium tumorigenes genome:
- a CDS encoding D-lyxose/D-mannose family sugar isomerase encodes MKRSEINRIIRDAEAFMRSFGYILPPFAKWSPSEMQARKAEISNIVDANLGWDITDFGLGDFSRSGLFLFTARNGRFADLQKGRGMLYAEKAMISRNGQVTPSHTHVLKAEDIINRGGGTLVIELFGDTDGRCDRTKGTQVFCDGLLRRLTPGEKLRLAPGESVTLMPGDWHAFWAEDGDVFVAEVSTVNDDATDNIFDDPAVSRFSGIEEDEAPLHLLVSDYATWLR; translated from the coding sequence ATGAAACGCAGCGAAATAAACAGGATCATCCGCGATGCCGAGGCCTTCATGCGCTCGTTCGGCTACATCCTGCCGCCTTTTGCCAAGTGGTCACCGAGCGAGATGCAGGCGCGCAAGGCCGAGATCAGCAATATCGTCGATGCGAACCTCGGTTGGGATATCACCGACTTCGGGCTCGGGGATTTCTCCAGATCCGGTCTCTTCCTGTTCACCGCCCGCAATGGCAGGTTTGCAGATCTGCAAAAGGGACGCGGGATGCTCTATGCCGAGAAGGCGATGATTTCCCGCAACGGCCAGGTGACACCGAGCCACACCCATGTGCTGAAAGCCGAGGACATCATCAATCGTGGCGGCGGCACGCTGGTCATCGAACTGTTCGGCGATACCGACGGCCGCTGCGACCGCACCAAAGGCACGCAGGTTTTCTGCGACGGCCTGTTGCGCAGGCTTACGCCCGGCGAAAAGCTGAGGCTTGCGCCCGGCGAGAGCGTGACGCTGATGCCTGGCGACTGGCATGCCTTCTGGGCAGAAGACGGCGATGTGTTCGTCGCCGAAGTCTCGACTGTCAACGACGATGCCACGGACAACATCTTCGACGATCCCGCCGTGTCGCGCTTTTCCGGGATAGAAGAGGACGAGGCGCCGCTCCATCTGCTTGTTTCGGACTATGCGACCTGGCTGCGCTGA